In Vicugna pacos chromosome 10, VicPac4, whole genome shotgun sequence, the following proteins share a genomic window:
- the CAVIN3 gene encoding caveolae-associated protein 3, which yields MGESALEPGPGPGPGPPTGGPVHAVTVVTLLEKLATMLEALRERQGGLAQRQGGLAGSVSRIQSGLGALSRSHDTTSNTLAKLLAKAERVGSHADAAQERAVRRAAQVQRLEANHGLLVARGKLHVLLFKEEAEIPARAFQKAAEPLGPAEQAEAGPEQPEAEVEESSDEEPVESRARRLRRTGLQKVQSLRRALSGRKGPAAPAPTPVKPPRLGPGRSAEGQPEAQPALEAKPEPEPPRDTEEDPGRSEAADAAVLQIESAA from the exons ATGGGGGAGAGTGCGCTGGAGCCGggacctgggcctgggcctgggccgccgACCGGGGGCCCGGTGCACGCGGTCACCGTGGTGACCCTGCTGGAGAAGCTGGCCACCATGCTGGAGGCGCTGCGCGAGCGGCAGGGGGGCCTGGCTCAGAGGCAGGGCGGCCTGGCCGGCTCCGTGAGCCGCATCCAGAGTGGCCTGGGCGCGCTGAGTCGCAGCCACGACACCACGAGCAACACGTTGGCGAAGCTGCTGGCCAAGGCGGAGCGCGTGGGCTCGCACGCGGATGCTGCCCAGGAGCGCGCCGTGCGCCGCGCCGCCCAGGTGCAGCGGCTGGAGGCCAACCACGGGCTGCTGGTGGCGCGCGGGAAGCTCCACGTTCTGCTCTTCAAG GAGGAGGCAGAAATCCCAGCCAGAGCCTTCCAGAAGGCGGCGGAGCCCTTAGGCCCGGCGGAACAGGCCGAAGCTGGCCCAGAGCAGCCGGAGGCCGAAGTTGAGGAGAGCTCAGACGAGGAGCCCGTGGAGTCCAGGGCGCGGCGCCTGCGGCGCACCGGGCTGCAGAAGGTCCAGAGCCTGCGAAGGGCCCTATCGGGCCGTAAAGGCCCTGCTGCGCCAGCACCCACGCCTGTTAAGCCACCTCGCCTTGGGCCTGGCCGGAGTGCCGAGGGCCAGCCCGAAGCCCAGCCTGCGCTGGAGGCCAAGCCAGAGCCAGAACCTCCGCGAGACACCGAGGAAGATCCCGGGAGATCTGAGGCTGCTGATGCGGCTGTGCTCCAGATAGAAAGTGCGGCCTGA